One segment of Ahaetulla prasina isolate Xishuangbanna chromosome 9, ASM2864084v1, whole genome shotgun sequence DNA contains the following:
- the HINFP gene encoding histone H4 transcription factor has translation MPPGKMGEKETLVLQCEWEICSFVASKMEEFCEHVSQHLQQHLQSKEEDSEMDSLEEYTCLWQECGFCSPESSAELVRHVYFHCYHTKLKQWGLHVLQSQSDLTPCQLDFQSRNIIPEIQENFLCLWEYCERAFDNPEWFYRHVEDHSFCAEYKAIGKEIQMVLCGWKECDCTFKGRCKLREHLRSHTQEKVVACPTCGGMFSNNTKFFDHIRRQTALEQQRFQCSHCSKRFATERLLRDHMRNHVNHYKCPLCDMTCPLPSSLRNHIRFRHSEERPYKCNYCDHSCKNLIDLRKHLDTHSKEPAYRCEFEACDFSARSLCSIKLHYKKVHEGDSEPRYKCHVCDKCFTRGNNLTVHLRKKHQFKWPSGHPRFRYKEHEDGYMRLQLVRYESVELTEQLLKDREKQGESLEDAAQCVVLAGSEGGLQGIILDSPTEEPAEADFPAALPTESSAPPCASESRDCDPSAPPSPIIRVVNRTNEHGENETVYYVMANAPSENRAVVPSGLVPEPEENVMDRLQKTAEELGIQIL, from the exons ATGCCTCCTGGGAAGATGGGGGAGAAAGAGACTTTGGTCCTGCAGTGTGAATGGGAAATCTGCAGCTTTGTGGCCTCCAAGATGGAAGAGTTTTGCGAACACGTCTCGCAGCACCTGCAGCAGCATCTCCAGAGCAAGGAGGAGGACAGTGAAATGGATTCTCTTG AAGAGTACACTTGCCTCTGGCAGGAATGTGGCTTTTGTTCTCCCGAGAGTTCTGCAGAGCTCGTCCGCCATGTTTACTTCCACTGTTACCACACCAAGCTGAAGCAGTGGGGGCTGCATGTCTTACAGAGCCAGTCCGACTTGACTCCCTGCCAGCTGGACTTCCAGAGCCGGAACATTATCCCTGAGATCCAAGAGAACTTCCTCTGTCTTTGGGAATACTGTGAG CGAGCCTTTGATAACCCTGAGTGGTTCTATAGGCATGTGGAAGACCATAGTTTCTGCGCGGAGTACAAGGCAATTGGAAAAGAAATCCAAATGGTCTTGTGCGGGTGGAAAG AGTGCGACTGCACCTTCAAAGGCCGATGTAAGTTGCGGGAACATCTGCGCAGCCACACCCAGGAGAAGGTGGTGGCGTGTCCCACTTGTGGTGGCATGTTCTCCAACAACACCAAGTTCTTTGATCACATCCGCCGGCAGACGGCTTTAGAAC AACAGCGATTCCAATGTTCTCACTGCTCCAAAAGGTTTGCCACGGAGAGGTTGTTGAGGGATCATATGAGAAATCACG TCAACCACTACAAGTGCCCCCTCTGTGACATGACCtgtcctcttccctcctccctacGCAACCACATCCGTTTCAGGCACAGCGAGGAGCGGCCTTACAAGTGCAACTATTGTGACCACAG CTGTAAGAATCTGATCGATCTACGGAAGCACTTGGACACCCACAGCAAAGAGCCCGCCTACCGCTGTGAGTTTGAAGCCTGCGACTTCAGCGCCCGGTCCCTCTGCTCCATCAAACTGCACTACAAAAAGGTTCATGAG GGTGATTCAGAGCCCAGGTATAAGTGCCACGTCTGTGACAAATGTTTCACGCGCGGGAATAACCTGACGGTCCACCTCAGGAAGAAGCACCAGTTCAAGTGGCCATCAGGTCATCCTCGTTTCAG GTACAAAGAACACGAGGATGGGTACATGCGCCTTCAGCTGGTGCGCTATGAAAGCGTGGAACTGACCGAGCAGCTGCTGAAGGACCGGGAGAAGCAGGGAGAGTCCCTGGAGGACGCAGCCCAGTGCGTGGTGCTGGCCGGGTCGGAAGGCGGCTTACAGGGCATCATCCTGGACTCGCCAACAGAGGAGCCGGCGGAGGCAGACTTTCCAGCTGCCCTGCCAACCGAGAGCTCTGCGCCACCGTGTGCCAGCGAGTCTCGGGACTGTGATCCGAGTGCCCCTCCCAGCCCGATCATCCGGGTGGTGAACAGGACCAACGAGCACGGAGAGAATGAGACGGTATACTACGTAATGGCTAACGCCCCCTCGGAGAACCGGGCAGTTGTGCCTAGCGGGCTTGTTCCAGAACCAGAGGAGAATGTGATGGACAGGCTGCAGAAGACCGCCGAGGAACTGGGCATTCAGATTCTCtga